Proteins from a single region of candidate division TA06 bacterium:
- a CDS encoding site-specific integrase, whose translation MGEISQRDSIEGVSRFSLRIKVITLERSKNNERRFIPINERLSRELNKLSLHARSGFVYCGDDGRPYGSVQKRFRAACRRAGIRDFRFHDLRHTFASHLVMAGVNLRAIQELLGHT comes from the coding sequence ATCGGAGAGATTTCTCAAAGAGATTCAATTGAGGGGGTGTCCCGATTCTCCTTAAGAATCAAGGTTATCACCCTAGAGAGGTCCAAGAACAATGAGCGGAGGTTTATCCCGATCAATGAACGCCTCTCCAGGGAACTCAACAAACTGTCTTTACATGCTCGGAGCGGTTTCGTATACTGTGGCGACGATGGCAGGCCCTATGGGAGCGTTCAAAAAAGATTCAGGGCTGCCTGTAGAAGAGCGGGGATAAGGGATTTCAGATTCCATGACCTCCGCCACACATTCGCCTCGCATCTTGTTATGGCGGGAGTCAATCTACGTGCCATTCAAGAATTGCTGGGGCACACATAG
- a CDS encoding TIGR02391 family protein, whose product MNLRHERSEVALSKEIKRQILGMFKEYTDRGRSLRFETILKGAVKKIDAPEREVLQFLHKLEKDHMIFPPDTVNDDFFQLTEEGETYAKELELGISQVPFDLEAVVIHEDLLQDVMPSFEAERYGTAIFEALKHIEKKLRAKIDADAELLGTKLVDKAFSPDKGCLTHPLCETGGERQGIHQLFRGGVQLMKSPEDHRDFGWDDRRVAGQAIVFADLLLGLLEQAEPRREHT is encoded by the coding sequence TTGAACTTAAGGCATGAGAGGAGTGAAGTGGCTCTGTCAAAGGAGATAAAGCGCCAGATTCTCGGTATGTTCAAGGAGTACACGGACCGCGGTAGAAGTCTCCGCTTCGAGACGATCCTTAAGGGAGCCGTTAAGAAGATTGATGCTCCGGAGAGGGAAGTACTACAGTTTCTGCACAAACTCGAGAAGGATCACATGATATTTCCCCCAGATACGGTCAATGATGATTTCTTTCAGTTGACGGAAGAAGGGGAGACGTATGCGAAAGAGCTTGAACTGGGCATATCTCAGGTTCCATTCGATCTTGAGGCGGTAGTTATACACGAGGATTTACTACAGGATGTAATGCCTTCTTTCGAAGCAGAGAGATACGGGACTGCGATCTTCGAGGCCCTTAAGCACATTGAGAAGAAACTCCGAGCGAAGATAGATGCAGACGCAGAGCTTCTTGGAACAAAGCTGGTTGACAAAGCGTTCAGCCCCGACAAGGGATGCCTGACACATCCTTTGTGCGAGACGGGTGGCGAGCGACAGGGGATACACCAGCTTTTCAGGGGAGGAGTTCAACTCATGAAGAGCCCGGAAGACCATAGAGACTTCGGTTGGGATGACAGACGTGTGGCCGGGCAGGCAATCGTATTTGCGGACCTTCTGCTGGGATTGCTGGAGCAAGCTGAACCACGACGAGAACACACATGA
- a CDS encoding T9SS type A sorting domain-containing protein yields MRGFKYAKVEGRMRGLIAHVLVLTLIVFLWLLQLGQPACAQITFERTYGGPDFDWGYSIQQTSDGGYVISGHTKSFGSGGTDVYLVRTDSLGNTLWDSAYGAASEHNQAYCVQQTVDGGFITAGSQGWGEDMYLVRVDPSGSELWKRTYGGIWHDGGRYVQQTSDGGFVAVGWATFFGWDYDVYLVKIDSAGNMLWDELLGGDRDDYGYSLELTTDGGYIVVGNTHSFIAESSNVYLAKTDSLGKMIWQKWYGGSGSDYGTSVQQTQDGGYIVVGHTNSYHSPSADIYLIRTDSLGESIWQRYYGGQMADSGWSVLETSDGGFMIAGETESYGHGSADIWILKTDMLGNLLWTRTYGGTWGDHAYCLRQTSDGGYIVAGWTRSFGAGYYDVYVIKTDEDGNVAVEEQLQSPAIDGNALNLEVYPNPCIGTASIQYQLPASGAINLGIYDISGRLVHTVVEDQKGAGSYVQVWETDNLSSGIYFCRLQAGDFTDMKKMILLR; encoded by the coding sequence ATGCGCGGATTCAAATATGCAAAAGTGGAGGGTAGAATGAGGGGACTGATCGCTCATGTCTTGGTGTTGACACTAATCGTCTTTCTCTGGCTGCTACAGCTAGGTCAGCCAGCCTGTGCACAAATCACATTTGAAAGGACTTACGGCGGGCCTGACTTTGACTGGGGCTATTCCATACAGCAGACCTCAGACGGGGGGTATGTCATTAGTGGGCACACCAAGTCATTCGGATCAGGAGGCACTGATGTCTACTTGGTCAGAACTGACTCATTGGGGAACACGCTCTGGGACTCGGCATACGGCGCAGCCAGCGAACACAACCAGGCTTACTGCGTCCAGCAGACTGTGGATGGCGGATTCATCACCGCCGGAAGTCAAGGATGGGGCGAAGATATGTACTTGGTCAGGGTTGACCCTTCGGGTAGCGAACTCTGGAAAAGGACCTACGGCGGCATTTGGCATGATGGAGGACGTTATGTCCAACAGACATCGGATGGGGGATTCGTCGCAGTAGGCTGGGCCACGTTTTTTGGCTGGGATTATGATGTCTACCTCGTCAAGATAGATTCCGCAGGCAACATGTTATGGGACGAGCTCTTGGGCGGGGACCGCGACGACTACGGATACTCATTGGAGCTGACGACAGATGGTGGATATATCGTAGTAGGTAACACGCATTCGTTCATTGCGGAATCCTCGAATGTCTATCTAGCCAAGACCGACTCGCTGGGGAAGATGATATGGCAGAAATGGTATGGCGGAAGCGGCTCAGACTACGGGACCTCCGTTCAACAGACACAAGACGGTGGATATATCGTCGTTGGACACACAAATTCTTACCATAGCCCCTCTGCCGATATCTACCTGATTAGGACGGACTCATTGGGTGAGTCGATCTGGCAGAGATACTATGGAGGCCAGATGGCGGACTCAGGCTGGTCTGTCCTGGAGACGAGCGACGGCGGGTTCATGATCGCAGGAGAAACAGAATCATACGGTCACGGTTCAGCTGATATCTGGATCCTCAAAACCGACATGCTCGGAAACTTGTTGTGGACTAGAACCTATGGAGGTACTTGGGGCGACCACGCCTACTGCCTTAGGCAGACTTCGGACGGGGGGTACATAGTCGCGGGATGGACACGCTCGTTTGGGGCTGGCTACTATGATGTCTACGTCATTAAGACAGACGAGGATGGGAATGTCGCCGTTGAGGAGCAACTGCAGTCGCCAGCAATCGATGGCAACGCGCTAAACCTTGAAGTCTATCCCAATCCCTGCATCGGGACGGCAAGTATCCAGTATCAATTACCAGCCTCAGGTGCGATCAATCTCGGCATATACGACATTTCTGGTAGACTGGTGCATACTGTAGTAGAGGACCAGAAAGGTGCAGGATCCTATGTACAGGTATGGGAGACTGACAATCTTTCATCTGGCATCTACTTCTGTAGGTTGCAGGCCGGAGACTTCACGGATATGAAGAAGATGATACTACTCCGCTGA
- a CDS encoding trypsin-like serine protease, which translates to MGNEVMNEQDSESRIAVFCPRCGQKLAIPYTKGTLKVTCPNCGTQFAYPPRATRKREALWTTKKARGHPLFLGIVLTLWFSSVAWVYGLGAVPPGVVLLTTIAWVAFWFLGVWIMDKSKERESRYYKRWFVILILFIFPLVGITLLWIASRFKMATKIILTTIFGLMLVLVWIPASREVSYYSPKMEIERSFRSVKEDIFLESASRSSRRIFTADILRPRTPAARTMTAQEIDKKWGACIVLIEATDQNDYPLGQGSGFVVSKDGAVVTNYHVVELAGSVSITFTDGRSYDTISRIAGFPSRDIAILQIEVEGVQFSPVVLGNSEELEKGEAVLAIGNPLGLQSTVTNGIISGKPEIGGVKLLQINAAISPGSSGGALFSMRGEVIGITTLASTGRAQNLNFAVPIDLVKSLIRERL; encoded by the coding sequence ATGGGGAACGAAGTGATGAACGAACAAGATTCTGAGAGTAGAATTGCTGTTTTTTGTCCTCGTTGCGGTCAAAAGCTGGCAATACCGTACACAAAAGGTACACTCAAAGTGACCTGCCCCAACTGTGGTACTCAATTTGCGTATCCACCACGAGCCACACGAAAGAGGGAAGCTCTGTGGACCACCAAGAAGGCAAGAGGCCATCCTTTGTTTCTTGGTATCGTACTGACCTTATGGTTCTCATCGGTGGCTTGGGTGTACGGATTGGGCGCAGTTCCCCCAGGCGTTGTTCTGCTCACAACCATTGCGTGGGTTGCCTTTTGGTTTTTGGGCGTGTGGATCATGGACAAATCCAAAGAAAGGGAATCAAGATACTACAAGAGATGGTTTGTGATTCTGATCCTCTTCATTTTTCCCCTTGTTGGAATTACTTTGTTGTGGATTGCGTCAAGATTTAAGATGGCAACGAAAATTATACTAACTACCATTTTTGGCCTCATGCTGGTCCTCGTCTGGATACCAGCCAGTCGTGAGGTGTCCTATTATTCACCCAAGATGGAAATCGAAAGGTCGTTCAGGAGTGTAAAGGAGGACATCTTCCTGGAGTCTGCAAGCCGCTCTTCAAGGAGAATCTTCACAGCCGACATTCTCAGGCCAAGAACTCCAGCAGCGAGAACGATGACAGCGCAAGAGATTGACAAGAAATGGGGTGCTTGTATCGTGTTGATTGAGGCGACCGATCAAAATGACTATCCGCTAGGCCAAGGTAGCGGGTTTGTCGTCAGTAAGGATGGAGCAGTTGTGACCAACTATCACGTGGTTGAATTGGCCGGCAGCGTTTCAATCACATTTACGGACGGAAGATCCTACGACACAATTTCGCGGATTGCTGGATTCCCTTCGCGGGATATTGCCATACTCCAGATAGAGGTTGAGGGAGTACAGTTTTCCCCAGTGGTCCTTGGCAATTCCGAGGAGCTGGAAAAGGGTGAAGCAGTTTTGGCTATAGGGAATCCGTTAGGTTTGCAGAGCACAGTGACAAACGGGATAATCAGCGGTAAGCCTGAAATAGGTGGTGTCAAGCTTCTCCAGATAAATGCTGCGATTTCTCCCGGGAGCAGCGGTGGCGCACTGTTTAGCATGAGAGGAGAAGTAATTGGCATAACCACTCTGGCGTCCACAGGGAGAGCACAGAATCTGAATTTTG
- the yidD gene encoding membrane protein insertion efficiency factor YidD has translation MLVSWLIACIRLYQRCISPVISRWIQCRYYPTCSEYAVLAIRKYGLRRGVRKTWQRLRRCSPYSLDSCLDLP, from the coding sequence ATGTTAGTATCTTGGCTCATCGCGTGTATTCGGCTTTACCAACGCTGTATCTCTCCAGTCATATCGCGCTGGATCCAATGCAGGTATTATCCTACGTGTTCCGAGTATGCAGTCCTCGCCATCAGGAAGTATGGCCTACGGAGAGGGGTTCGGAAGACCTGGCAGCGTCTGAGAAGGTGTTCACCCTACAGCTTGGACTCATGCCTTGATTTGCCGTAG